A single window of Polaribacter sp. SA4-10 DNA harbors:
- a CDS encoding DUF885 family protein — MKKGMLSIFAFLLLLTSCKQETPKEAKIISENSAFNQLLKEYNKGKLKLNPISATFAGDNRFNDQFPNTLSDEYQQKTKDFYTVYKAKLTNFKDNSLTEGQQMSKAVLDWDCEMALAQNSFKNDVLLPINQMWTINLTIGQLASGSSAQPFKTVKDYENWLSRLDKYNVWLQFAKKRMQQGIKEGYVLPKSLTKKIIPQFKTLATVHQSSEGILDFSTHLFYSPINNFPDSFSSEEKNKLTANYTAILNDKLVPSFKELHLFLKSDYLNAGLLESGITAVPQGKAYYQHAIKNYTTTNMTADEIHTLGLSEVERILSEMEKVKTEVGFKGSLKDFFNFVRENKELMPYKTPKEILANFNAIHEKMKPQLEKLFGNKPKTPFVVKQTEKFREASASAEYNPGSLDGTRPGVFYTPIPDATKYNVFSDEALFLHEAIPGHHYQISLTQESKVLPDFRKTLWYSAYGEGWALYTENLGKELGLYTDPYQYFGMLGMEMHRAIRLVVDTGIHAKGWSREKAIQYSLENEAEGEASIISEIERYMANPGQALSYKIGQLKIRELRAKSKKHLGEKFDIREFHNQVLETGCIPLALLENKINNWIASVK, encoded by the coding sequence ATGAAAAAAGGAATGCTATCTATTTTTGCATTTTTGTTACTACTTACTTCTTGTAAACAAGAAACACCTAAAGAAGCAAAAATAATTTCAGAAAACTCAGCGTTTAATCAGTTATTAAAAGAGTATAATAAAGGGAAGTTAAAGTTAAACCCAATAAGCGCAACTTTTGCAGGAGACAATCGTTTTAACGACCAATTCCCAAATACATTGTCTGATGAATATCAACAAAAAACAAAAGACTTTTACACCGTTTATAAAGCCAAATTAACAAATTTTAAAGACAATTCTTTAACAGAGGGCCAGCAAATGAGTAAAGCTGTTTTGGATTGGGATTGCGAAATGGCGTTGGCTCAAAATAGTTTTAAAAATGATGTATTATTACCTATAAATCAAATGTGGACTATAAATTTAACTATAGGACAATTGGCAAGTGGTAGTAGCGCACAACCCTTTAAAACGGTTAAAGATTACGAAAATTGGTTAAGTAGATTAGACAAATACAATGTTTGGTTACAGTTTGCTAAAAAACGAATGCAACAAGGTATTAAAGAAGGTTATGTGTTACCAAAATCGTTAACAAAAAAAATAATTCCGCAGTTTAAAACACTTGCAACAGTGCATCAATCTTCAGAAGGAATATTAGATTTCTCTACGCATTTATTTTATTCTCCTATTAACAATTTTCCAGACAGTTTTTCTTCCGAAGAAAAAAACAAATTAACTGCTAATTATACAGCTATATTAAATGATAAATTAGTTCCGTCTTTTAAAGAATTACATTTATTTTTAAAGTCAGATTATTTAAACGCAGGTTTATTAGAAAGCGGAATTACTGCTGTTCCACAAGGAAAAGCATATTACCAGCACGCTATTAAAAACTACACAACAACGAATATGACGGCAGATGAAATTCATACACTTGGTTTAAGCGAAGTTGAAAGAATTTTATCCGAAATGGAAAAAGTAAAAACAGAAGTTGGTTTTAAAGGAAGTTTAAAAGATTTTTTCAATTTTGTTAGAGAAAATAAAGAGTTAATGCCTTATAAAACTCCGAAAGAAATTTTAGCTAATTTTAATGCAATTCATGAAAAAATGAAACCGCAATTAGAAAAATTATTTGGAAATAAACCTAAAACACCATTTGTAGTTAAGCAAACCGAAAAATTTAGAGAAGCTTCTGCAAGTGCAGAATACAATCCTGGTTCTTTAGACGGTACAAGACCGGGTGTTTTTTACACCCCAATTCCTGATGCTACAAAATACAATGTATTTTCTGATGAAGCTTTGTTTTTACATGAAGCAATTCCAGGACACCATTATCAGATTTCATTAACACAAGAGAGTAAAGTTTTACCAGATTTCAGAAAAACATTATGGTATAGTGCGTATGGTGAAGGTTGGGCTTTATATACAGAAAATTTGGGTAAAGAGTTAGGTTTGTATACAGATCCATATCAGTATTTTGGAATGCTAGGAATGGAAATGCACAGAGCAATTAGATTAGTGGTGGACACAGGAATACATGCAAAAGGTTGGAGCAGAGAAAAAGCAATTCAATATTCTTTAGAGAATGAAGCTGAAGGAGAAGCAAGTATTATTTCTGAAATTGAACGTTATATGGCGAATCCTGGGCAAGCATTATCCTATAAAATTGGTCAGTTAAAAATTAGAGAACTACGTGCAAAATCTAAAAAACACTTAGGTGAGAAATTTGATATTAGAGAATTTCATAATCAAGTTTTAGAAACAGGTTGTATTCCCTTAGCTTTATTAGAAAACAAAATTAATAATTGGATCGCTTCCGTAAAATAA
- a CDS encoding DUF6249 domain-containing protein encodes MEVAIVFMFLFAVIFGIFYLFYSTRNKERLALIEKGADATIFMSGEKRKTAPFWKVLVLNLGLLAVGIGVGILLGTLLSYNFAHNGSWETRPDNYIDSGVFYAASIFLCAGGALLIGFKQTKKLDTE; translated from the coding sequence ATGGAAGTAGCAATAGTATTTATGTTCTTGTTCGCAGTAATTTTCGGAATCTTTTATTTATTTTATTCAACAAGAAACAAAGAGCGTTTGGCTTTAATAGAAAAAGGAGCAGATGCAACAATATTTATGTCTGGAGAAAAACGAAAAACAGCACCGTTTTGGAAAGTTTTAGTTTTAAACTTAGGGTTATTAGCTGTAGGAATTGGAGTTGGAATTCTATTAGGTACATTATTAAGTTATAATTTTGCACATAATGGTTCATGGGAAACTAGACCTGATAATTATATTGATTCAGGTGTTTTCTATGCAGCTTCTATCTTTTTATGTGCTGGTGGAGCTTTATTAATTGGTTTTAAACAAACTAAAAAATTAGATACCGAATAA
- a CDS encoding RNA polymerase sigma factor: MTNKDHLIIQKVLQGNTNAFAELVTAYKDLVFTLALKMVKNRKEAEEVSQDTFIKAFKNLSKFKGDSKFSTWLYKITYHNCLDRFKKNEKEYRTSSIETLASFNVSSSDDVLKSMEREERAEMLKNCLEKLPEEERTILWFFYYKELSLKEIIEVTQFSEANIKVKLHRARKRLLAIVKERFEPEMIAHYGKK, translated from the coding sequence ATGACTAACAAAGACCATCTAATTATACAAAAAGTATTGCAAGGCAACACAAATGCCTTTGCAGAACTAGTAACTGCCTATAAAGATTTGGTGTTTACATTGGCATTGAAAATGGTTAAGAATAGGAAAGAAGCAGAAGAAGTAAGTCAAGATACATTTATAAAGGCATTTAAAAATTTATCTAAGTTTAAAGGCGATTCTAAATTTTCTACTTGGTTGTATAAAATCACCTATCACAATTGTTTAGATAGGTTTAAAAAGAACGAAAAAGAATACAGAACAAGTTCTATAGAAACATTAGCCTCTTTTAATGTAAGCTCTTCTGATGATGTTTTAAAATCAATGGAAAGGGAAGAAAGAGCAGAAATGTTGAAAAATTGTTTAGAGAAACTACCAGAAGAAGAAAGAACCATTTTATGGTTTTTCTATTATAAAGAATTAAGTTTAAAAGAAATTATAGAAGTTACTCAGTTTTCTGAAGCAAATATAAAAGTAAAATTACACAGAGCAAGAAAACGATTATTAGCAATTGTAAAAGAACGTTTTGAACCTGAAATGATAGCGCATTATGGAAAAAAATAA
- the htpG gene encoding molecular chaperone HtpG translates to MAKGNINVSVENIFPLIKKFLYSDHEIFLRELISNGTDATTKLKHLISIGEAKTELGDAKIEISIDKDAKTLTIKDQGLGMTMDEVEKYINQIAFSGAEEFLEKYKDDKNETGVIGHFGLGFYSAFMVAEKVDIFTKSFKDAPAAHWTCDGSPEYTLVEHDKSDRGSEIVLHIAEDSLEFLEEGKIEGLLNKYNRFNQVPIKFGTKEINDPEFTPATTKDAEGKETTEPHKQITVDKIINNTAPAWTKAPADLNDEDYDNFYRELYPTQFEESLFHIHLNVDYPFNLTGILFFPKLSPSMDMQKDKIQLYQNQVYVTDNVEGIVPDFLQMLKGVIDSPDIPLNVSRSGLQADGAVKKISGYITKKVGDKLVSLFKKDRADFEKKWNDIKVIIEYGMLSEDKFFDKAKKFALYPTVDNTYFTFDELIEKTKDSQTDKDGNHVILYAANKDAQHSYIQEAKAKGYEVLILDSPIISHLMQKLEGAGEKVKFTRVDADHIENLIKKDENVISKLSDEEKETLKPIIEGAVNSKTYTVQLEAMDSASSPFMITVPEFMRRMKEMQASGGGGMMGMGNFPDMYNLVVNTNSPLVSDILNNKDEAAQKHLISQAFDLAKLSQNLLHGEELTNFIKRSYELIK, encoded by the coding sequence ATGGCAAAAGGAAATATTAATGTATCGGTAGAAAATATTTTTCCACTGATTAAAAAATTCTTGTATTCTGATCACGAAATTTTTTTACGTGAACTTATTTCTAACGGAACAGATGCAACTACAAAATTAAAACACTTAATTTCTATTGGTGAAGCCAAAACAGAATTAGGGGATGCTAAGATTGAAATCAGCATAGACAAAGATGCTAAAACCCTTACAATTAAAGATCAAGGTTTAGGAATGACAATGGATGAAGTTGAAAAATACATCAACCAAATTGCATTTTCTGGAGCTGAAGAGTTTTTAGAAAAGTACAAAGACGACAAAAATGAAACGGGTGTAATTGGTCATTTTGGTTTAGGTTTTTACTCTGCTTTTATGGTTGCAGAAAAAGTAGATATTTTTACAAAATCTTTTAAAGATGCACCTGCAGCTCATTGGACTTGTGATGGTTCTCCTGAATATACTTTAGTTGAACACGACAAATCTGACAGAGGATCAGAAATTGTTTTACATATTGCAGAAGATTCTTTAGAATTTTTAGAAGAAGGTAAAATTGAAGGTTTATTAAACAAATACAATCGTTTTAACCAAGTGCCAATTAAATTTGGAACGAAAGAAATTAACGATCCTGAGTTTACACCAGCAACTACAAAAGATGCAGAAGGTAAAGAAACAACGGAGCCTCACAAACAAATTACAGTTGATAAAATCATCAATAATACAGCACCAGCTTGGACAAAAGCGCCTGCTGATTTAAACGATGAAGATTATGATAATTTCTATAGAGAATTGTATCCAACGCAATTTGAAGAGTCTTTATTCCACATTCATTTAAATGTTGATTATCCTTTTAATTTAACAGGAATTTTATTCTTCCCTAAGTTAAGTCCATCAATGGATATGCAAAAGGACAAAATTCAATTATATCAAAATCAAGTTTATGTAACTGATAATGTTGAAGGAATTGTACCTGACTTTTTACAAATGTTAAAAGGTGTTATAGATTCTCCAGACATTCCATTAAACGTATCTCGTTCTGGTTTACAAGCAGATGGAGCCGTAAAGAAAATCTCTGGTTATATTACTAAAAAAGTAGGTGATAAATTAGTTTCTTTATTCAAAAAAGACAGAGCCGATTTTGAGAAAAAATGGAACGATATTAAAGTAATTATTGAATACGGAATGTTGTCTGAAGATAAATTCTTCGACAAGGCTAAGAAGTTTGCTTTATATCCAACAGTAGATAATACGTATTTCACTTTTGATGAATTAATTGAGAAAACAAAAGATTCTCAAACTGATAAAGATGGAAATCATGTTATTTTGTATGCTGCAAATAAAGATGCACAACACAGTTATATTCAAGAAGCGAAAGCAAAAGGGTATGAAGTGTTAATACTAGATTCTCCAATAATTTCGCATTTAATGCAAAAATTAGAAGGCGCTGGTGAAAAAGTGAAATTTACAAGAGTAGATGCTGATCATATTGAAAATTTAATTAAGAAAGATGAAAATGTAATTTCTAAATTATCTGATGAAGAAAAAGAAACGTTAAAGCCAATTATTGAAGGTGCTGTAAATTCTAAAACGTATACAGTTCAATTAGAAGCTATGGATTCTGCTTCTTCTCCTTTTATGATTACTGTTCCAGAATTTATGCGTAGAATGAAAGAAATGCAAGCTTCTGGTGGTGGTGGAATGATGGGAATGGGTAATTTTCCAGATATGTACAATTTGGTTGTAAATACAAATAGCCCATTAGTTTCTGATATCTTAAATAATAAAGATGAAGCAGCACAGAAACACTTAATCTCTCAAGCTTTTGATTTAGCTAAATTGTCTCAAAACCTTTTACATGGTGAAGAGTTAACAAACTTTATTAAACGTTCTTACGAATTAATTAAATAG
- a CDS encoding 3-oxoacyl-ACP synthase III family protein, with amino-acid sequence MYNSKITGLGYYVPENVVTNNDLKEFMETSDEWIQERTGIKERRWIDPKSGDTTAVMGAKAARIAIERASLTKDDIDFIVFATLSPDMYFPGGGVQVQDMLGMPTIGALDVRNQCSGFIYAMSVADQFIKTGMYKNILVIGAENHSGGLERSTRGRNVSVIFGDGAGAAVLSRSEEKGKGILSSHLHSEGKHAKELVLEGPSTQRWVPEILEANDPDDISYYPYMNGQFVFKHAITRFSEAIKEGLAANNLEKEDIDMLIPHQANLRIAQFIQKKFQLSDDKVYNNIMKYGNTTAASVIIALTEAWELGKIKDNDLVVLAAFGSGFTWGSVIIRW; translated from the coding sequence ATGTATAATTCAAAAATTACAGGTCTTGGGTATTATGTTCCAGAAAATGTTGTTACAAACAATGATTTAAAGGAATTCATGGAAACTTCAGACGAATGGATTCAAGAAAGAACAGGTATTAAAGAAAGAAGATGGATAGATCCAAAATCTGGAGATACAACTGCAGTTATGGGAGCAAAAGCTGCTAGAATTGCAATTGAAAGAGCTAGTTTAACAAAAGACGACATCGATTTTATTGTTTTTGCTACTTTAAGTCCAGATATGTATTTTCCTGGTGGTGGAGTTCAAGTACAAGACATGCTTGGAATGCCAACTATTGGTGCATTAGATGTGCGTAACCAATGTTCTGGTTTTATTTATGCAATGTCTGTTGCAGACCAATTTATAAAAACAGGAATGTATAAAAACATTTTGGTAATTGGTGCGGAAAATCATTCTGGAGGATTAGAACGCTCTACAAGAGGAAGAAATGTTTCTGTGATTTTTGGTGATGGAGCAGGAGCTGCAGTTTTATCTAGAAGTGAAGAAAAAGGGAAAGGAATTTTATCTTCGCATTTACATTCTGAAGGAAAACATGCTAAAGAATTGGTTTTAGAAGGACCTTCTACACAACGTTGGGTACCAGAAATTTTAGAAGCGAATGACCCAGATGATATTTCTTATTATCCTTATATGAATGGACAATTTGTATTTAAACATGCAATTACTCGTTTTTCAGAAGCAATTAAAGAAGGTTTAGCAGCCAATAATCTAGAGAAAGAAGATATTGATATGTTAATCCCTCACCAAGCTAATTTACGTATTGCACAGTTTATTCAGAAGAAGTTTCAGTTGTCTGATGATAAGGTTTATAATAATATAATGAAATATGGAAACACAACTGCTGCATCTGTAATTATTGCATTAACAGAAGCGTGGGAACTTGGTAAAATAAAAGACAATGATTTAGTTGTTTTGGCTGCTTTTGGTAGCGGATTTACTTGGGGTTCTGTTATTATACGCTGGTAA
- a CDS encoding TonB-dependent receptor: MKKILLLIMFTVSANSFAQLAKDKLPKPGIITGKVIDNTTKEALPYVNIVVRDMVKKIVTGGITNEEGTFKIKSIPEGKSIIEVQFIGFTMYSKEINISNKNSNINLGTIALNEDSAQLDEVIVRAETSTVVQKVDRKVINVGKDLTSAGTTASELLNNVQSVSVDSQTGAISLRGNDNVRVLVDGKPTNISTAQLLKQIPSTSIKSIELITNPSAKYNPEGMSGIINIILNKNANMGFNGSLDTGITAGHYVRYNASTNLNYKTGKVNFFGNYGYNGGDNFNYGFVDRPNNAILQDFQFINDNQSHLVKVGADIYLNKKNTLSFYTTQNFFDGNGSGSTLVTENNVLTANAQNIQLQENTTGTYNVNYKVEFEKEGHNLEFEATYSNTDSPEDAMNSDLINPNDKGLNYFNDIENDRNNTLVNLDYTNPISEEGKLELGLEYRTDNTANINDTNQAGNPSSSFDYDRKIYSGYANYGHKFGKVTMQLGARLEQYEIDGLFNQVGENSETVTDKIFSIYPSTFFTYNPSEKNQFQLSYSRRVDRPNIGQLNPIREWSTPLITSIGNPELNPQFTNSFEVNYTRQIKNGSLTFGTFYRKINDNISRVTYKDQSDPNNVKQILSHTNFDDTSSYGLEFSANYKVNNWWRINSSMDFYSQKQKGLVDLTTSNSQQLEVTNEVFNARISNSFKASKNLRLQLFAMYRGPQEDIQWKVQNMWMVNTGASLTVLEGKGTINFRVNDIFKGMKFAFDAETPYAQNGRFNWESQTAYLGFNYKFGSGKNKAKRRRQRDSNEKQSGGGF, encoded by the coding sequence AAAGAAGCATTGCCTTATGTAAATATTGTTGTTAGAGATATGGTGAAAAAAATTGTTACAGGAGGAATTACAAATGAAGAAGGAACATTTAAAATAAAAAGTATTCCAGAAGGAAAAAGCATTATTGAAGTTCAGTTTATTGGCTTTACAATGTATTCAAAAGAAATTAATATTTCCAACAAAAATAGCAACATAAATTTAGGTACAATTGCTTTAAATGAAGACAGTGCCCAATTAGATGAAGTTATTGTTAGAGCAGAAACGTCTACAGTTGTTCAGAAAGTAGATAGGAAAGTAATTAATGTTGGTAAAGATTTAACATCTGCAGGAACCACAGCTTCTGAGCTTTTAAACAATGTGCAATCTGTAAGTGTAGATAGCCAAACAGGCGCTATAAGTTTACGAGGAAACGATAATGTGCGTGTTTTAGTTGACGGTAAACCAACAAATATTAGCACAGCACAATTATTAAAACAAATTCCTTCTACTTCTATAAAAAGTATTGAATTAATTACCAATCCTTCTGCAAAATACAATCCTGAAGGAATGAGTGGAATTATTAATATTATCCTAAATAAAAACGCAAATATGGGTTTTAACGGTTCTTTAGATACAGGAATTACGGCAGGACATTATGTACGTTACAATGCATCTACTAATTTAAATTATAAAACAGGGAAAGTAAATTTCTTTGGAAATTACGGGTATAATGGAGGTGATAACTTTAACTACGGATTTGTTGACAGACCTAATAATGCTATTTTGCAAGATTTTCAATTTATAAATGATAATCAATCTCATTTAGTTAAAGTTGGAGCAGATATTTACCTTAATAAAAAAAACACATTGTCTTTTTATACAACTCAGAATTTCTTTGATGGAAATGGAAGTGGTAGCACTTTAGTTACAGAAAATAATGTTTTAACTGCAAATGCACAAAATATTCAACTCCAAGAAAATACTACAGGAACTTATAATGTAAATTATAAAGTTGAATTTGAAAAAGAAGGACATAATTTAGAATTTGAGGCTACATATTCTAATACAGATTCTCCTGAAGATGCAATGAATTCTGATTTAATTAATCCAAATGACAAAGGACTAAACTATTTTAATGATATAGAAAATGATAGAAATAACACCTTAGTTAATTTAGACTATACAAACCCTATTTCTGAAGAAGGAAAGCTAGAATTAGGATTAGAATATAGAACTGATAATACTGCTAACATTAATGATACAAACCAAGCAGGAAACCCAAGTTCATCTTTTGATTATGATAGAAAAATTTATTCTGGTTATGCTAATTATGGGCATAAATTTGGAAAAGTAACCATGCAATTAGGTGCTAGATTAGAGCAATATGAAATTGATGGATTATTTAATCAAGTTGGTGAAAATTCAGAAACTGTAACTGATAAAATATTTAGTATTTATCCATCAACATTTTTTACTTATAATCCATCAGAAAAAAATCAATTTCAATTAAGTTACAGCAGAAGAGTTGATAGACCAAATATTGGACAACTAAATCCTATTAGAGAATGGAGTACTCCTTTAATTACATCAATAGGAAATCCTGAATTAAACCCACAATTTACAAATTCATTTGAAGTAAACTATACACGTCAAATTAAAAATGGTTCTTTAACTTTTGGAACTTTTTACAGAAAAATTAACGATAACATTTCTCGTGTAACCTATAAAGACCAATCAGACCCTAACAATGTTAAGCAAATTCTTTCTCATACAAATTTTGATGACACAAGCTCTTATGGACTCGAATTTTCTGCAAATTATAAAGTAAATAATTGGTGGAGAATAAATTCTAGTATGGATTTTTATTCGCAAAAACAAAAAGGTTTAGTTGATTTAACAACATCAAATTCGCAACAATTAGAAGTAACTAATGAAGTTTTTAATGCACGAATTAGTAATAGTTTTAAAGCTTCTAAAAACTTAAGATTACAATTATTTGCAATGTATAGAGGCCCACAAGAAGACATACAATGGAAAGTACAAAACATGTGGATGGTAAATACTGGAGCAAGCTTAACCGTTTTAGAAGGCAAAGGAACCATAAACTTTAGAGTAAATGATATTTTTAAAGGAATGAAATTTGCTTTTGATGCAGAGACGCCATATGCGCAAAACGGAAGATTTAATTGGGAAAGCCAAACTGCTTACTTAGGTTTTAATTACAAATTTGGTAGTGGAAAAAATAAAGCAAAAAGAAGAAGACAAAGAGATAGTAATGAAAAACAAAGCGGTGGCGGATTTTAA